A window of Mucilaginibacter paludis DSM 18603 contains these coding sequences:
- a CDS encoding acyl-CoA dehydrogenase family protein produces MPKNDLYEAPDYYLLDELLSDEHKLIRQSARDWVKKELSPIIEDYAQRAEFPRQLLKGLAEIGAFGPTIPVEYGGAGLDYIAYGIIMQEIERGDSGIRSTASVQGSLVMYPIYAYGSEEQRKKYLPKLASGELMGCFGLTEPDHGSNPGGLTTNFKDAGDHYLLNGAKMWISNAPFADIAVVWAKNEGGKIQGLIVERGMGGFTTPETHNKWSLRASATGELVFDNVKVPKDNLLPNVSGLKGPLGCLNQARYGIAWGAIGCAMDCYDTALRYAKERVQFGKPIAGFQLQQKKLAEMITEITKAQLLVWRLGVLKSENRATAAQISMAKRNSVETAITIAREARQILGGMGITGDYSIMRHMMNLESVITYEGTHDIHLLITGMDITGQDAFK; encoded by the coding sequence ATGCCTAAAAACGACCTGTATGAAGCCCCGGATTATTATTTACTGGACGAACTTTTAAGCGATGAGCATAAACTGATCCGCCAGTCGGCGCGCGATTGGGTGAAGAAAGAACTGAGCCCTATTATTGAAGATTATGCTCAACGTGCCGAATTTCCGAGGCAATTGCTTAAGGGCCTGGCAGAGATAGGCGCCTTTGGGCCTACCATCCCGGTTGAATATGGAGGTGCCGGTTTGGATTATATAGCCTACGGAATTATTATGCAGGAAATTGAGCGCGGCGACTCCGGCATTCGCTCTACGGCTTCGGTACAGGGTTCCCTGGTGATGTATCCTATATACGCTTATGGATCGGAAGAGCAACGCAAAAAGTATTTGCCTAAACTGGCAAGCGGAGAGTTAATGGGCTGCTTTGGCTTAACGGAGCCCGATCATGGATCGAACCCCGGCGGGCTAACCACCAACTTTAAAGACGCAGGCGATCATTATTTACTGAATGGTGCCAAAATGTGGATATCGAACGCGCCCTTTGCTGATATAGCCGTGGTATGGGCTAAAAACGAAGGCGGCAAAATACAGGGCTTAATAGTAGAGCGTGGCATGGGGGGCTTTACCACACCCGAAACGCACAATAAATGGTCGTTAAGAGCATCAGCAACCGGCGAACTGGTTTTTGATAACGTTAAAGTGCCCAAAGATAACTTACTGCCCAATGTATCTGGCTTAAAAGGCCCTTTGGGTTGTTTAAACCAGGCGCGCTACGGCATTGCCTGGGGTGCTATAGGCTGTGCGATGGACTGTTACGATACTGCACTGCGGTACGCCAAGGAGCGGGTGCAATTTGGCAAGCCTATAGCGGGGTTTCAGTTACAACAAAAAAAACTGGCCGAAATGATTACCGAAATCACCAAGGCGCAACTGTTGGTTTGGCGCTTAGGGGTATTAAAAAGCGAAAACCGCGCTACGGCAGCACAGATATCAATGGCCAAACGCAATAGTGTTGAAACCGCGATAACCATTGCCCGCGAGGCCCGGCAAATTTTGGGTGGAATGGGAATTACCGGCGACTACTCTATTATGCGGCACATGATGAACCTCGAATCGGTGATAACTTATGAAGGCACGCACGATATTCATTTACTGATTACCGGGATGGATATAACCGGGCAGGATGCTTTTAAATAA
- the folB gene encoding dihydroneopterin aldolase, producing the protein MIKVALQGVEFFAYHGFYPQEQVLGNHFVVDVSVRFVQQHHFNDDEIAYTVNYEQLYRIVEQEMRYTRKLLETVVQGIIDQIKTTYPFVEIIQASIQKLNPPLPGKVASSFIEITYTKPDDVQ; encoded by the coding sequence ATGATTAAAGTGGCATTGCAAGGCGTGGAGTTTTTTGCTTATCACGGCTTTTATCCCCAGGAACAGGTTTTGGGTAACCATTTTGTGGTTGACGTATCGGTTAGGTTTGTGCAACAGCATCATTTTAATGATGACGAGATTGCTTACACCGTTAATTACGAACAGCTTTACCGGATAGTGGAGCAAGAAATGAGATACACCCGTAAATTGCTTGAAACTGTGGTGCAGGGCATTATCGATCAAATAAAAACCACTTATCCTTTTGTGGAAATTATACAGGCCAGTATTCAAAAATTAAATCCTCCCTTACCGGGTAAAGTAGCCAGCTCTTTTATCGAGATAACCTATACCAAACCTGATGATGTTCAATAA
- a CDS encoding FAD-binding oxidoreductase, giving the protein MMFNKITDALVTRMRDIAGAGCVYTTPGELEKYSHDETEDLRYYPEVVVKPQTTAQVSQLLKLCNEYHIPVTPRGAGTGLSGGALPVNAGLVISMEGFNHIIAIDERNLQATVEPGVITEVFMDVVAAKGLLYPVDPASKGSCFIGGNVANCSGGPRVVKYGTIREYVLNLEVVLPSGEVIWTGANTLKYASGYNLTQLMIGSEGTLGIVTKIVVKLIPRPTQTALMLASFATNEEACGAVSAIFRAGIIPSALEFMERRGVEWVIAHDGINFALKDGIAAFLLIEVDGNNPDVIFADCEKINAALEEFNCQDVLFADSSAQKEELWHMRRIMGLSVKSNSVYKEEDTVVPRAELPALIKGIKAIGARFGFESVCYGHAGDGNLHVNIIKASMSDADWNKKLKDGIKEIFELTVSLGGTISGEHGIGLVQKEFMPIKYPDVNLALMRGIKQVFDPNGILNPGKIF; this is encoded by the coding sequence ATGATGTTCAATAAAATAACGGATGCATTGGTAACGCGGATGCGTGATATTGCGGGAGCTGGTTGTGTTTATACTACGCCCGGCGAGCTGGAAAAATACAGCCATGACGAAACTGAAGATCTGCGTTATTATCCCGAAGTGGTGGTGAAACCGCAAACTACGGCGCAGGTTTCGCAGCTATTGAAGCTATGTAATGAATATCATATCCCCGTTACTCCGCGTGGTGCGGGTACAGGTTTAAGCGGTGGGGCTTTGCCTGTAAACGCAGGCTTGGTTATTTCGATGGAGGGTTTTAATCACATCATCGCTATTGATGAGCGTAATTTGCAGGCTACTGTTGAGCCTGGCGTAATAACCGAAGTATTTATGGATGTGGTGGCTGCTAAGGGTTTACTTTACCCGGTTGACCCGGCAAGTAAAGGCAGTTGTTTTATTGGCGGTAATGTTGCCAATTGTTCGGGCGGGCCGCGTGTGGTAAAATACGGAACCATCCGTGAGTATGTATTGAACCTGGAAGTTGTTTTACCGAGCGGCGAGGTGATCTGGACGGGGGCCAATACCTTGAAATACGCATCGGGCTACAACTTAACGCAGTTGATGATAGGCTCGGAGGGAACGCTGGGCATCGTTACAAAAATTGTGGTCAAGCTTATTCCGCGGCCAACGCAAACGGCGCTGATGCTCGCCTCGTTTGCTACCAACGAGGAAGCTTGCGGTGCTGTCTCTGCCATATTCAGGGCAGGCATTATCCCATCGGCACTGGAGTTTATGGAACGCAGGGGAGTGGAGTGGGTGATAGCGCACGATGGGATTAACTTTGCGCTAAAAGACGGCATAGCTGCCTTTTTATTGATTGAGGTTGACGGGAATAACCCGGATGTGATATTTGCTGATTGCGAAAAGATTAACGCTGCTTTAGAAGAATTTAATTGTCAAGATGTGTTATTTGCAGATTCGTCGGCGCAAAAGGAAGAGTTATGGCACATGCGCCGTATTATGGGCCTGTCGGTAAAGTCAAACTCGGTTTACAAGGAAGAAGATACCGTAGTACCCCGTGCCGAATTGCCCGCATTAATTAAAGGGATTAAAGCAATAGGAGCGAGGTTCGGCTTTGAATCGGTTTGCTACGGCCATGCCGGAGACGGAAACCTGCATGTTAACATTATAAAAGCAAGCATGAGCGATGCCGATTGGAACAAAAAACTGAAAGACGGTATTAAAGAGATCTTTGAATTAACCGTATCCTTAGGCGGCACCATCTCCGGCGAACACGGTATCGGCCTGGTGCAAAAAGAATTTATGCCTATCAAATATCCGGATGTTAATTTGGCGCTGATGCGGGGCATTAAACAGGTTTTTGATCCCAATGGGATATTGAACCCCGGGAAAATATTTTGA
- a CDS encoding acyl-CoA thioesterase, with the protein MAPNIANFKYFTPIHIRFSDMDAFGHVNNAVYLTYFEIARGDYWRHIIQWDWDEMGIILGRSEIDYKKPITLDDEIKCYVRTSRVGNSSFDVEYILMRVKDEKEEVCTTGKTVCISYDYKAGKSSPIPKAQRKRMIDYDEPKLIMNS; encoded by the coding sequence ATGGCTCCAAATATTGCTAATTTTAAATACTTCACGCCCATACATATACGTTTTTCGGATATGGACGCCTTCGGACACGTTAATAACGCCGTATACTTAACCTATTTTGAGATAGCCCGCGGCGATTATTGGCGCCACATTATCCAATGGGATTGGGATGAGATGGGCATTATACTGGGCCGGTCGGAAATTGATTACAAGAAACCCATCACTCTTGACGACGAAATTAAATGCTATGTACGTACCTCGCGCGTAGGCAACAGCAGTTTTGATGTGGAGTATATCCTGATGAGGGTAAAAGATGAAAAAGAAGAGGTATGCACCACCGGCAAAACCGTGTGCATCAGCTACGATTATAAAGCAGGCAAATCAAGCCCCATCCCCAAAGCGCAACGCAAGCGAATGATTGATTATGACGAGCCGAAATTGATTATGAATAGTTAG
- a CDS encoding Hsp20/alpha crystallin family protein, which yields MTLVKFANGQKNNGLNPLFTDVFDSILNDTFSGSRLVSKVPAVNIAETENEFHIELAVPGLAKEDFKINVDKNILSVSAEKKIENAATDKKYSKKEFSYNSFSRTFTLPETVDQTKIEAEYTDGILKLSVAKKEEAKIQAREIAVK from the coding sequence ATGACACTTGTAAAATTTGCAAACGGACAAAAAAACAACGGTTTAAACCCATTATTTACAGATGTATTTGATTCGATATTGAACGATACATTCTCTGGCAGCAGGTTGGTATCCAAAGTACCCGCAGTTAACATTGCCGAAACTGAAAATGAATTTCATATCGAATTAGCTGTACCTGGTTTAGCCAAAGAAGACTTTAAAATCAACGTTGATAAAAACATCCTGAGTGTTTCGGCCGAAAAGAAAATTGAAAACGCTGCAACAGATAAAAAGTACAGTAAAAAAGAATTTAGCTACAACTCGTTCAGCAGGACCTTCACCTTGCCTGAAACTGTTGACCAGACTAAAATTGAAGCTGAATATACCGATGGTATCTTAAAATTAAGTGTAGCTAAAAAAGAAGAAGCTAAAATTCAAGCCCGCGAAATTGCTGTAAAATAA